From Thermoleophilum album:
GGCTTCGCGAGCGAAATCGGTCGCGATATCGCTTGCTCGCTGCCCGCCGACTTCCGCCTTTCTGGACGAACATCCGTGTATCGGGGTAGACGCTATGGGGTACAAATTGGTTAACTAGTCAGTCAAGAGCGGGCGGAGCGCGGAACACGCGCGCCGCCTCGCCGAAGTCCGCGCTCCAGTTGCGTTCAGAAGCCGAGTAATCGGTCCCAGTCAACCGTCGGGCGGGTCGCGCGCGGCGGCATCGTCCGGTCCCCTGTCTGGAGAGACGAGAGGAATGTCCCTAACTGAACTGCAAGAGCTCGAGGAGGTAAAGCTTCTGCTGGCCAAGGGCCAGCAGACGGGAGTTCTCACCTACACCGAAGTGGCCGAGGCGTTGGCCGAGGTCGAGCTCGACGAGACGGAGATCGAAGAGCTGCACGCTTACTTCGAGCGGTGCGAGATCGAGCTCGTCGAGGACGTGCCGACGCCGGAGGGCCAGGTCGCCGATCCAAAGCAGCGCAAGAAGGCGGTGCTCGACCTGCGCCCCGACATGACCACCGATTCCCTTCAGCTGTTCCTGAAGGACATCGGCAAGGTCCCGCTGCTCACGGCGCAGCAGGAAGTCGAGCTCGCCAAGCGCATCGAGCGGGGCGATCTCGAGGCCAAGCGCAAGATGGTGGAGTCGAACCTGCGCCTGGTCGTCTCGATCGCCAAGAACTACCGCAACCAGGGTCTGCCCTTCCTCGATCTGATCCAGGAGGGCACGCTCGGCCTGGTGCGCGCCGCCGAGAAGTTCGACTACCGCAAGGGATTCAAGTTCTCGACCTACGCGACCTGGTGGATCCGGCAGGCGATCGCTCGAGCGTTGGCCGACAAGGCGCGCACGATCCGCATTCCCGTCCACGTGGTCGAGAAGCTCAACAAGATCGGGCGCGCCGAGCGCAAGCTCGTCACCGAGCTGGGGCGCGAACCGACGATCGAGGAGATCGCCGAGCACACCGGCATCGATCCAGAGGAGATCGAGTCGATCAAGCGCTCGGCGCAGGCACCGATCTCGCTCGAGAAGCCCGTCGGCGACGAGGAGGAGTCGGAGTTCGGCCAGTTCATCGCCGACGAGAAGGCCGAGTCGCCCTACGAGCGCGCTGTCGACACGCTCACCAAAGAGACGCTCAGGCAGGCGCTCGAGAACCTCTCCTACCGCGAGCGCCGGGTTCTCGAGCTGCGCTACGGCCTTGGTGGCGAGCATCCGCGCACGCTCGACGAGGTCGGGCGCACATTCAACGTCACGCGCGAGCGGGTGCGTCAGATCGAGAACCAGTCGCTCAAGAAGCTGCAGTCGCTCGCCGAGGCCCAGCGCCTGCGCGAGGTCGCCTAGCGCGGGCGCAGCGGCGAGAGCGCAAAGCGCTTGCACGGCGCGCCGCCGAATGGCGGCGCGCCTTTTTTCAGCCCGTCGAACAAGCGGCCGCGACCCTCAAGAGAGCGCAGACAGCGCCGATAGGGATCACGTGTTCGACGTCGACCGTGCCCTCACGTACGTAGTTCAGAACGACTGCTCCGACCTCCACTTGAAAGTGCCGGCGCCGCCGATCGTCCGGCGTCACGGCAAGCTCGAACCGATCCCGGGCGAGGAACGACTGCTGCCGGAGGCGACCGAGCGCGCGCTCTTCCACATGCTCCGCGAAGAGCGCAAGATCGAAGAGTTCCGACGCGAGCGGGAGGTCGACTTCTCCTACTCGGTGCCGGGGCTCGCTCGCTTCCGCGTCAACGCGTTCGTGCAGCGCGGCGCGATCTCGATCGTCTGCCGCGTCGTTCCCTTCGAGATCCGCACGATCGACGAGCTGATGCTGCCGCCAGTGGTGCGCGAGCTCGCCGAAGAGGAGCGCGGCCTGATCCTCGTCACCGGCACGACCGGCTCGGGCAAGTCGACGACGCTCGCGGCGATGATCGACCACATCAACACCAACTTCGCCAAGCACATAGTGACGATCGAAGATCCGGTGGAGTTCCTCCACCGCGACAAGATGTCGATCATCAACCAGCGCGAGGTCGGCGAGGACACCGCCTCCTTCGGGCGCGCTCTGCGCCGCGTGCTCCGACAGGACCCGGACGTAATCCTGATCGGCGAGATGCGCGACGAAGAGACCGTCCGCACCGCGCTGTCGGCGGCCGAGACCGGCCACCTGGTGCTCTCGACGATCCACACCGTCGACGCCGCCGAGTCGGTCAACCGCATCATCGACTTCTTCCCGCCCAACGAGCAGCGTCAGGCGCGTTCGATGCTCGCGGGGACGCTGAAAGGGGTTATTTCGCAGCGGCTCGTACCCACGCCCGACCGCAAGGGGCGCGTGGCGTGCTGCGAGATCCTGCGGATGACCGGTCGCGTGCGCGACATGATCCTCGACCCCGACCAGACCGGGCAGCTCCCCGAGGTGATCGCCGAAGGCGCCTACTACGGCATGCAGACCTTCGACCAGGCGCTGCTCAAGCATGTGCTGGAAGGGCGTGTGGCGATGGAGGACGCGCTGCGCGCCGCCACGCACCCGCACGACTTCAAGCTGCTGGTGGCGTCGGGCGGAAAGCGCGCGACCTCGGTCGACCACGTCCTCGGTGGCGAGAGCGACAGCGACCACGACGGGCAAGCGCCCGCGCGCGCACCGGGTGGCGGCCAGGCGGCCACGGTCGCTCGCCCGCGCCCCGCGGGCGGGGTGCAGCGGCCCGTGTCGACCGTCGCGCGCAGGTAGGCGGTCTTCTCGCTAGCGGAGCACGCGCAGCGGTAGCGAGGCGCTGCCGATCAGCCGCAGCGTGTCGTTGCGCCAGACGAGCGCGTAGGCGCCGCGCTTGCCGAACCTTGCCGCCACGCCGTTGACAGGCAAGAGCGACCTCACGGCGAGCGCGAGTTCGGGCAGCGAACGCGGTTTCGGCAGCTCGTCGCTCGACTGATCACCGCCCGCCAGCAGCATCGCAAGCGGGTCGTCACCGCCGTCGCTGCCGCCGGCACCGCCACGGCCTGTGCTGGTCTGGCCAGGCACTGCGCGGAGCCTTACCGAGTAGACGCCCGGCTTCAGCTTGCCCGGAACACGCAGCTTGAAGCGCAGCGTTCTGCTGCCCCCGCGGCGCATCGCGACGCGCAACGCGACCGTTATCGAGCGGCCGCGGCGGACGCGACGCGGCGCGCTCGCCCGCTCGATGTACGCCTCGGGAGCGCCCGTGCGACGGCGCAGCCGCAAACGGATGCTCGTGAGGTCGAACGGCTGGCGATCGAAGCGCTCGACCAGGGTCGTCGCGAGCGCCGCTGCGTCGAGCGCGCTGCCGTCGAAGAAGGTTCCGCAACCGCCGATCGGCGCGGGCAGCTGGCGGGCGGTGTAGGAGATGCAGAGCAGATCGGTGGTACGTGCCGGCTCGGCGCCGACCGCCCGATCGAGCGCTGCCGACAGCGTCAAGAGAGCGCCGAACGTCGCGCCACCTTCGATGTCGAGCGGCGTCTCGTCGGCGACGGTCGTGCGGAGGGTGACGGCGCGCCCGCTGTCTAGGTCGCGTGCGCCCGCCTCTACAGCGATCGCGCGGGGCACCGCGCCGAGAACCCCGGCGACGCCGGCGGTGCGGTCGTTGGTGAAAGCGCCCAAGACCCCGCCCGCGGGGGCGGCGAGCTTGTACGGCGCGCTGGCAAGCCCAGTGGGGGCGTCGACCACCCCGAACACGTACGCCCCCTGCAGGAACAACGAGCGACGGCCCAGAGCCGAGGCAGTCGTGGGATCGGCCGCTTCGCTCGTGAAATCCCCGAGCGGATGGCCGAACGCCCAGACGCTTGTGCCGCGACGGTAGGTGATCGTGCCGATCGCCGCGGCTCCGACGTCGCCGGAGACGAGCGACGCAGCGACGGCAGCACCGGGACGAAGATCGTCGGCCGTGGGTGTGAAGCCGGACGGACCGCCAGCGCCAGGAGCGGCCACCGTGACGCCTGCGCGGCGGCCCGCGGCCGCCAGCCGGGCCGCCAAGCGCGGCGAGACGCCGCTCACGACGAGCGGGGCGCGCAAGGGCCGAAAGCCCGCCGGTAGCGGCGCCCCCGCACCGCCACCCGTGCGCCGGCCACGTGTGGACCGAGCTTCGGCCGCGGCGTTGCTGGCGCCAAGCGCAGTGCCGCCGCCGCTGTCGGCCGCGATCGGTGCGAGCGGCGCCAGCGGCGTGACAGCGAGGAGCTGCTCGATCGGCGTGACGAAGCCGAGACGGCTGGCGCGATCGCCAGCGGTGGCGGCGAGCGCGCCAGCGAAGCGTTCGCGACCGTCGTCGCCAGGGCAGAGGATCGGCGAGCCCGAGAAACCTTCGGCGATGCCGGCCGGCTCGGCGGCTCCGCCCGAGACGCGCACGATGATGCCGGTGTTGCCGCCCGGATCGCTCGCGACGTCGACTACCTCGGCGCGGAAATCGGCGATCGTGCTGCCGCGAACGACCGTCAAGCCACGGCACACCATCCCCGCGCGCACGGCCGAGAGCGGCATCGTGTCGGGGGGCAGACTCGCTGCCGCAGCGAGCGGCGAGAGGGCCGGTCCGCCCAGCGCCACAGCTGCGACCAGCAGCTGGGCAAGGAAGCTCCGTCGCGCGGAAGGACGATCACACCCCGCCGTAAGGATCGACGTTCGCCTGCGTCGCTTACGGCGAGTCCGTTGGTGGTGGGGGATCGGTGTCTCGAGGGGGCGGGTCCTGCAAGCGCGAGCAGGCACCAGCGACACAGCTTCGGCGGCCACACGCCGCCCGCAACTCGTCAATCGCATTCGCGGGAGCCTAACGGAGCCCGGAGCGCATCGCTGAAAGACGGATTGCGCCCGCCTTGCGAGTACCGCCCGACGGGAAGGACGCGCTCGCGCGGCAGCGAAAGCTCGGGCATGCGCAACCGCGAGCTCTACGACGCGCTGCGCCGGTTCGCCCGCGACGCCGCGACGCTGCTCTGCGCCGACCAGCGGGCCGGTGCCGAGATCCCCTTCGATGTCGAGGAGGACGGGGCTGACGTCAAGCGCCCAGCGGGCCCCCGCCTCTACCGCTACCGACCGCTGACCGAGCGCTTCATCCGCGAGCGCTGGGAGCGGCTGCGGGCGCTGCCCAGCTTCCGGCTCGCGGCGGCCGCGCTCACAGGGGGTGCGCGACTTTGGCTCGAAGCGCAGGGTGAGGGAGAAGCCGACCCCGAGCCGGCGCTGCTCGCGATGCTCGAGCGGCTCTGGGAAGACCGCACCGATCTCTCCTTTCCCGACGAGCGCTTCGAGCGCCTCTACAGCGACCTCGAAAACACGCTGTACGGCGACGCTCGCCACTTCGCGGTCGCGCTTTCTTTCGGCGGGGTTGCGCTGGCCGGCAACGAACCCCTCGCGCTAGCGCCCGGCCTGCGCCTGGTGCGCGCCGATCGGCTCGACGCTGACCCGGCAGTGCACGACCTCCCCGTCTGGGCGCAGCCGTCGTCGCTCGCGCGCGACGACGAAACGGTCGGCGCGGTCGCGGTACTCGAACGACTCGTCGGCGATGACACGCGTGCGGCCGAGCGCGAGGCGCTCGCTGCACTGCGCGACCTGCGGGTCGCTCTGCGTCTGCTCGGCGACGGCGCCGTCTGCCAGCACGGGCTCGCCGCAAGGCGGCTCGCCGGTGGCCGCTGGACGCCGCTGCCGGCTGCCGG
This genomic window contains:
- a CDS encoding sigma-70 family RNA polymerase sigma factor; its protein translation is MSLTELQELEEVKLLLAKGQQTGVLTYTEVAEALAEVELDETEIEELHAYFERCEIELVEDVPTPEGQVADPKQRKKAVLDLRPDMTTDSLQLFLKDIGKVPLLTAQQEVELAKRIERGDLEAKRKMVESNLRLVVSIAKNYRNQGLPFLDLIQEGTLGLVRAAEKFDYRKGFKFSTYATWWIRQAIARALADKARTIRIPVHVVEKLNKIGRAERKLVTELGREPTIEEIAEHTGIDPEEIESIKRSAQAPISLEKPVGDEEESEFGQFIADEKAESPYERAVDTLTKETLRQALENLSYRERRVLELRYGLGGEHPRTLDEVGRTFNVTRERVRQIENQSLKKLQSLAEAQRLREVA
- a CDS encoding type IV pilus twitching motility protein PilT, with protein sequence MFDVDRALTYVVQNDCSDLHLKVPAPPIVRRHGKLEPIPGEERLLPEATERALFHMLREERKIEEFRREREVDFSYSVPGLARFRVNAFVQRGAISIVCRVVPFEIRTIDELMLPPVVRELAEEERGLILVTGTTGSGKSTTLAAMIDHINTNFAKHIVTIEDPVEFLHRDKMSIINQREVGEDTASFGRALRRVLRQDPDVILIGEMRDEETVRTALSAAETGHLVLSTIHTVDAAESVNRIIDFFPPNEQRQARSMLAGTLKGVISQRLVPTPDRKGRVACCEILRMTGRVRDMILDPDQTGQLPEVIAEGAYYGMQTFDQALLKHVLEGRVAMEDALRAATHPHDFKLLVASGGKRATSVDHVLGGESDSDHDGQAPARAPGGGQAATVARPRPAGGVQRPVSTVARR